In Papaver somniferum cultivar HN1 unplaced genomic scaffold, ASM357369v1 unplaced-scaffold_117, whole genome shotgun sequence, the DNA window tcacatcatcttcactgtcACCTTTCTcttaccactttcttttgtaacttactttgcttcgttggcactttgccactgttaacaatcaccatttcactgccattgtatatgcttccattgtttcattgtctttaccactgtcactttagtgtttttgtctcactgttttcttattcacttcatctgttttctttctctgtttcttttctgttttcatttcactgtaaatagcattgcattgtaaatagcattgtcttctctagcctcctttgcctcattagagccattgtcttggcttgttagcttactgccctgccttggccattgtctcttaattgcattctgttttgcaaaggaccagctcattgtaaggccaaaggcccagtccactgttgagtcaaccaaagcccacttcattaccaagctcagttcatctcatttccaaggaaaggccaagttcaggtgtaaaccaaaagcctagcttaacctgaggtccatccaactgagcccaaggctcagttcacttcaagaatattgagcccagaccacttgagtacaaaggatcagttcacttcattggtactcaaaactcattggtaccaaagcccatagcccattgttatcaccttaactcaaaagcccaatagcaatttagaacccaaaatagctagaaactacaaaacacacccagtctctgtggatcgacccgtacttgcacgagctacaactgacgaccgtgcacttgcggtattactgtaggcccgttttcattgcgcttcaattttatacgctttcccgggtccaccactaTACGGCAGAAAAATAAGCGATCAGTGAACCTCCTGAAAAATCTTATATTTAAAAAGGTATTTAAAGCAATTAAAATTTTGTAATAGATTGGGGACCTCTCCTAAATTATGTATTTAGGTATGATCTCTTCTTTTTAATGCATAAACTCCTTCTTTCAGTCTGGTTTGAACTGGAACGAAACGGATTAAAAAGTACGGAGCTATCAGTCGTAACTGAAGATACTCGCAGGACAGTCAAAAAGTTTCTTGCTTCCTTAGTCATAGTTGTACTGGCTCTTATAGCAGCTTCTGCTTCAAAGTTGCGCGGGAAAGTTGGGAAGCGTAGGAATAGTTGTTGAAGGTGCTTAAGATAGGTATTGGCGATAGAAGGCCAAGTATGACCATTAGGTTCTTCGGTTTATTGGAAAAAGAAGGATTGACAAGAAAAGATCTTTGACTACGATCCAACTATGGGTCATTTCTTGGTGAACATAATCTTCCATCATTTCTTCGATTCCTGCATTTATGTGTCAGAATAAAGAGAGGTTCAATAGGGAAATGAAAGAGACGAGAATCAACGGAAGCAGGGGTTAGTCGACTTTAAGGGTGGGTTTGAGGAATCACTCATGACTATGAAGTGATGGTACGGAATTGGATGATGTTATACTTTGTAAACTCCCACTTACTTGTTAAAGTAAGGGAGGAACTAACTTTCTTGTCCTACAAGTAGGTCCGGAGATTCGAAAGAACTCGACCGTAGAGGCCTCTCCTTTTATTCGAGTAAGAGAAATCTACTTAACCCACATAGGTTGTTTACTTACCTCTTATACGTATAGATTCATCCCCTCTTCGAGATTGAATTGCTCAAGATTGCTTCATCTTCATATACCTCCCCACCAATAGATAGAGACAAATGGGAATAACCAAACCACATCTACAAAATGCCAATACCATGCAGCTGCTTCAAAGTCAACATGATGCTCCTTGGTTAGATGACCAAGATATTGGCTGAAACCACAGACGATCGAGAAGAGGGTCCCTATAATCACATGAAAACCGTGGAAGCCGGTTGCTAAGGAAAAGGTAGATCTATGTACACTTTCCGAGATCGTGAAGGGTGCTTGGTAATATTCCATTACTTGAAAGCCAGTGGATACTAGACCCATTACAAAGGTAGCTACTAAAGCATAAATTGCGCGCCTTTCCTTCCCCGCGAGTATAACATGATGATCCCAAGTTGAGGCAGCTCTAGATGAAAGGAGAATAAGGGTATTAAGAAAAGGGATTGCCCAAGGATCTAAAACAAGAATCCCTTTCGGTGGCCAGCATGATCTCTACCATATGTGACAAAGACGAATGGAAGTACGCCTAGAAGAAAGCGAAAAAGAAGAGAACCTCTGACACTACGAAGGGAATAAAACCATATCGAAGTCCGTCTTGTACGACTTTGGTATGATGTCCTTCCAAGGTGGATTCGTGTAGAACATCACGCCACCACATGAACATGGTATAGAGTATCAAGATGATACCTAAACTAAGAAGTCTTGCACCCCCTTGATATGAATGCATGTACATCACACTTCCTACGGTAGTTGCTAAAGCCCCGAGTGAACCTGAAATAGGCCAAGGACTTGGATATACCAAATGAAAAGAATTCCTCTGAGAGTCAATCATAAAAACTTTAACTTATTGTAGTAAACCTTCCCCACTTCCCTCATCAGAACACCTTCTAAACTGATAAGATCTCTTTGGGATCAAAACTTTCTCTAACAGTACAAGGTGGGAAGGTTCTTTCATTATGTTGGTAGAAGTATTTCTAGACTCCTTTAAGTCGAGTCTCTTTGAGTACGCTCGAGGCTCAAAGCCTTGgctggtaacctagcaacaagctcggcaccaacacccttttgaatagaAACACCCAATCTATAAAAAAGAAATTTACCTACACCATTATTGGCATCACAACTAACTAAATAATTCTTCATTCTATTAAAAAAACACAAGATATCACCACTAATCTCTCTTAGAGTAGAGAAGGCTAGAACCCCCAAACCATTACCATGTGATACACATTTGTCTAGATATTTAGTATGTTTGCGCAGAACAACATTCGAAACAGCTTGACCCGGAATGATAGCACGAATGCCATCAACTGTGAAGGGTGAGACGCCAGTGACATCTATACAAACATCTTGGCCATTCTCCCAATTATAAATAAGAATATCTGCATGACACAAATCTGTATTATTATCTGACAAAAATCCAAGGACCACTTCTTTACACGCAGGCACACCAGCCTTGTAACAAATGTTAACAATTGCATCTCGTACAAGATCATGTCTCAAAAAAGTAAATACTTATTTAGTTAAAGGGTAACTTAATCATTTTGTAACTTTAGCTTAATCAAAAGACAGATGGAGGAGCGCAATCCGTAGTTAATGACAAGGTACCAAAAAAGATCATGGTACCAAAGAGGAAATCGCGATGGACTTTCACAGTGGGTTTAAAAAACGTCGGGCCCAGTAGTTAATGAGCGCAATCAGTGTATAGATGAGCGCAATCAGTACTTAATGAGCGCAAAAGACAGCTGGAGGACTTTTTGGCCGAATTATTCGTTAATTCGTATAATTCGAACAGGCAATATAGTTAGCGTACTATGTTCGGAGTTTCAAATGGACGGCCATAATACACGAATTGGTTTGTTTCCAAACTATTCGCGTATAGATGCAGGGAAAAGAAATTTGCTTAAATGAAATTGGAGTTAAAGGGAAGCTAATTTTGACTAACATGTGGTTACCATTTACCAAGTGGATGTTTAAGCCTATGACGTGCATGTTCTATCATACACCAAGACTTGGTTTAAATTCTGAATGGGACAAACAATAACATCATTGCAGCTTGAAGGTAAATTTTCTTCTTTGCTCTATAAATTGAGCCTGAAGTCACACTACTTTCCTCACTCTTCTCTTGTTGATTAGTATTTCGCAGTGTCCTTTCAATATCAGTGCATTTGCATTAGTACGAAGAAACTTTCAAATGGGTGCGAATGGCAGGAAACTCGTTTTGCTGGGACTTCTTTTTGCTGTTGTTCTTCTCATCTCTTCTGAGGTCTTAGCTATTAAGTACATGCCTCAAAAAACACGTAAGTTTTTGTGCAATCGAATTAATTTTAGTTTATGCTTGACTACTACATTTTACATGCACCTTTAATCACTCAAAATTATATATTCACTGTTATACGTTGTTATTGGTGTCAGAGGAGCAAGGATTAAAGAAGACAAGTGGTGGATCGTCGATCAAGAAAAAATATCTTGGTAATGGAGGAATTGAGTATGATATTGAGCATGCAGGGAATGAAGTTGAGGCTGAGCTAACCAAAGATGGAGATGAGGTTGACGTTGAGTATGCTGGGAAGGAGGTTGATGTTGAGCTTAACAAAACTGGAGCTAAGGTTGAGATTGAGATCGGAGACAAAAAGTTTGAGATTCAGGTTAAAGGGTAAACCGGAAGAGTTAACAAAGATCCCAATCCGTAGGTGGTTGTATCTACCTTCTTGTTAAAGAATAATAATGAAATTACTCCACTGTGTTTAGTCTGGAgtatttgtttcattttctttggTGTCATAAAAACAAATCGAGATAATAAGAACATCCTGTTTTAAGTCTTTTGTATCCATTTATTATGGTGTGGATCCGGCAAACAAATGCTTGTTACTAATCAGCATAGAACCACACTAGGAGAAGTGTAGCTGCCTTTTTTCTTTCAATACGAAGCCTTTACTTCTGATCACTTACTTCTTTGCAGCAGAAACCAGCTGCACGATTCCCTTACTTCTTTTGTACCCAATATGAttggtaaagagtaaagaagGCCTTGTTTTTAATGTTAGGTTTAGGTAGAGTGGATGGGGAATATTAAAGCCACCACGAGTGTCTATTTACTGTGGATTGGAGAGAGAGCAAACCAAAACCACAGGAGTCTTTATCTAATCTCCCAGAATTGTGCCAAACCCACCGTGGTTTCTTGGCCAAAAAAAGGTAAGGGTGGACCAGAATTGATGGTCCAATTATGAACCATCAAAATCTAACCATCgattgttgttttagagtctcATTCAGGTCTTTAAAAACTCCATCCCTATCAAATCCTGTGGTGACCTAACCAGTCAGTATTTAATATATTTACTGTACAATCCAAGAAAAAGCATCTATGAAGGGTATAACAAATTTTTGTTCTCACCATTTTCATTTTTTCGTTTATTTACTTCTTGTCTTCTGATATGTACAACAGTACAGAGCTGATGATGATCCAACTAGTCAAGGGGTTTAttaaagaatcctattattggggcttgaaCCCAATAGGAACTTGGGGCTTAATGTGCTTTGGGTAGCTAAAATATGGATAAGGGGAGATCTTAAGTGATTGAAAAGTCAGATTTACCCCTCCctaataaatcaatttaaaatcaaATCTTATATAATTAAAACCTAATcctaaatcaaaaccaaaaatcataaccctttcattttctctcttcttcttctcaaaaacactctccaaaacctaataatatttccttctcttctcttttgatttttgAAGCAGCTCAACGTgattcgatttcttcttcttgattctcAAGATGGCAGCAAGATCAAGAGTGACAAGATCCGATCgattgaaccctaattctgaaacAGGTCAAGTTATTGATGTTCCTTTTAATGGAGATGTACTGGTGAACCAATCTGTTCAAACACCTGCGAATCGTCTATAAATGACTCCTActaggtaagaatcgaaaaacccACCAGTTATTTTACCATTACATTGAAAAAGTAGGTTCCATTGatggttttagggttttcaaaaatggTTTTCTGAAGGGTTTACGGCTAGGATATCATATTGTCCTGGCCTTAGTGTATACCTAACGGTTGGGACaccaagaactcccagccgttaatGTCTCATGCCGTTAGGAAAATTCGAGATCCCAACCGTGAAATATATTTACGGATGGGACTTTACCAACCATAAGTCGTCCTGTGTTTGCAGAAAAAATTGGGTGATGATTGTTTCGGCTGAGAAGTTCCTAACCGTTACCGAAATTTCGTAactgttatttatatttcctagTCGATACTATTTTACGGTTAGGTGGTGTCACACTTCCTGGACGCAATTAGGTCAAACGGATGAGTCGTCTGCATGTGTCGTAACCGAGACTGTGTTTACGGTTAGGAAGTCTCACATTTCCCAGCCAATATTGTGTAATACGGATGGGTCGCTTGTTGGTTCCGAACCGTAAGTGTATAACTCTGCGTAAATTGGTCTTATCTTCTGATATGGTTTTCACCATTTTTAGGAACCCTGGAAAGCATAAAGAACTCCAGGTACCAATGTGTGATATTGCGACGATGATGGTATGTAGGCTAAgtatatgattcttttttttgTATACGTTTCTCAAATTATGTACCACTATTAATTGAATGATGCTGAAATAGGTCAAGCGAGCTAAGTGGATTGCCAGGCCTGATCCGTAAAATTGAGGAAGTTTTGTATTTGGATTGCGACCAACAAAAAACACTGCTTGTCAGGTTTCAGGAGTTACATAATCCAGCGAAGGATGATCTTTATACTACGACGAGGATAATTGGATGAGTGGTTCCCTAACTCTCcacagttcttcatcatcttctaaggatgttcccAAGATTGTTGGTCATAGTGGATGATTATTTTATGTACTTGTTTAATTCATTCAAGCTTTTCATTAGGCAGACTTACTTTTAGCATGTTTTAGGTTATGAATTTGGGCGATTTCATTTGTTTTTAAGTAATGGGATATTAATTTACCTTGAATGAATGGATACTAGTgttttgattattaatttatcaTATTCTTGTTTAAGTATAACAAAGTGAAATTTGATACTGACAATACAGGAGAGTTACGGCTAGGATTCCTAGCCTAAATGGGATTAACGGTTAGGTGTTTCATCTGTAACGGAGTAAAATCTTATACTGAAATTTCAGGGCGAGTTACGGCCAGAATTACCATCCGTAAATTGGATGTACGGCTAGAATTACCAGCCGTAATTCTGTCAGTACCCAGAAATACGGGTAGGATTCCTAGTCGTAAACTTGTTCATGGTTTGGTGTTTCATCTGTAATAATGACAGTACCCAAAAATACGGGTAGGACTCCTAGCCGTAAACGTGTCCACGGTTTGGTGTTTCAGCCGTAATTCTACGAAAATCTCACTTGGGTCATTACGGCTAGGTCGTGTCAGCGTATAACCTGGCCGTAAGCACCTCTAAATAACCACATGTTTatcatattatcattgtaaacaTATAATAAGAGTAAAATTAGATTGTTCATTTATAATGAGTGATTCAAAATACATAGGTTCACACCACATTATTATCATATTATCGTTTTAGTCATCACCCTACAAAAAGCATTGTTATCATATTATCACTAACCTTCAAATACATAGGTTCACACCACATTGTTATCATATTATCATTTTAATCACCACCGTACGAAAAACATTGTTATCATAATATCACTAATCTTCACACCATATATACTCATAGTCATCCTCATCGGAACTCATTAGTAGACAGGGCCATCCCTCGaattctgtaatgcatcccacaaTTGAAATCTTTGCTCGAACTTATGACACCAAACCAATGGTATTTCGCCGTCACCACTGTCTCCCTTccttaatggaggtaatgggAATCCATATTTCAATTGGAGGCCGATATAATGGTTCATGTTCACAAACCCCATGATGACTATCTTTGGTGATTCTTCTTCCGTAAAAATACGTCTTGTTGGTGCATATGTAATACTATGTCCATAGGAGATGGAATGAATAATGCAATGGAATGAGTTGGCGAGTCGATAGCCACATAttggcattctcatccaatattcatGTAGTGTTTCCCGTTAAACGTCGTTCAAATGCTTTGAACTCCTCATTTATCACCGCCTCTGTGTCATCTCTTTCGAATCTTATCATTGGATTGTAGAAATCGGAGAAACCACGtagttcaagcaaacactttttccTTACATAAGTAATTTGGTCGTCACCCCATTCTTTTGCCTCCTCAAAAGGTCCAAGTTGATCAACGAACACATGGTAACCATAATTTCCATCGCCCTCAACATCGTGGGTGGACTTGACGTACTCATGAATAAAATGTGGTAAAAAGTACatgtaatttttgaatattgtaTAAGTAGGTCGGATATAATTACCTTCCTCATCTATAGGGGGTGATTTCATCGGACCTACATCCAAAAAAACTGTCTCTTTCTCACCACTAACAACTCTTTGTGGGGTGATTTGAGATGGTTCGACCATCGCTGCTTTTCCTTTGACATAATTGCCTCGGCTTCTCGCTAATTGCTTAGTAACAACCGCACCACCAACTTTTCTTTGGACTCTACtagttttttttgttgttaaacCTTGTTGGGATGGAACAACCGGGTCTTTAATTTTGACTCcactatcaatttttatttttgaactttcTTGGGATGCCACAACCACATTCTTCTTGGGTACTTTTACCTTCATTTCACTAGCTGGGCTTGGTCTGCCTTTTACTATTTCCTTTCGTTTAAGTTTGTTTGTAGCCTATCTTTCGACTCGTTGTGCAACTCGTTCAACTTTTCAAAACTCGAAAGATCTCTTCGCATTGAAGGAGTCAATTGTGGACCCTCTTGAACATTTCTCTTAGCTTATTCCCTTTCATGTTTCTATGTTGTTTTTTTCGAAGGCCGACCATTGCCCTTCCCCTTGGTAGGttcaaatatatcttctctagtgaATGGACGGTTGAATTTCCGCAATTCATACAACTAAAGTTGTCTTTGCGCTGGTAGTAAAGAAGCTTGCTTCTCAAAAATTTCCTTGTGTGCCTTTGTGTTGAAAAACACGTCTCCAAGACCTTGATTTGGTAATGGATCGCGAAATGTTAGTTGTTTCCAAAATGGATCTATATCTTCGACCATAATCATCCTTGTGGGATAATTTGCTACCGCATGCCTACATGGGAGCCCCAAAGCCAACTTGATGGGACAATTACACCTCATATCCGGTGGAATTGAGGTGTAATTTTTAGGATTGCCCATTTAGAAACGTATAAACTTCTTCCCCGGAGCCAAGGGCTATCCCTGTAGTCGACAAGCTTTCTAGATCGGCTTTTTTCAAAATCCCATTTAATTCTATCGAGATCACGCTTGAAATACTCGACCATAGCTTCAATACAATAACgaatccaccatcacaaccatttaACTTACTCTTGAACCGATAGTGGGTCGACTCCACCGTTCTTGTGGATTGATTGTCATAATGTCTATAATGGTTTATCCATGCACTAACAAACTTTTCTTTGTGGGGATCTAATAACTCGTTCTTCAAATATGTTATAACATCCGGGTAGGTTGACCATTTTTCCATTACAAAACACTCCCTTAGGAAATAAACTTCTTCCGTGAACGACCATATTAGTTGTTCCCAATCACCTTAAAAATCCGCCCAAAGCACCTCGGCTATTTTGTCATTGATttcaaacttatctttctcttcttgttgttTCTCCAACGGTAGTTTTTTAATCCTCTCCATCTCGGTCTTCTTTGCTGGCCATATAACCCTCTTGCAATTAGTTTGCACATTGTTCCATAGATGAAACGTGCAAATATGATGAcgcgtgatagacacatttttgtgtccgatttgtctcgattctatatattgttagggctcatttttgtacttattatggtgttttatttatttgtaggtatttttggcgaataaacatttttggaaaaaattggctcgaaaagttgttggaaagcacccggaggacatttgctattcggactctcactttggataagggataacctaattactaaggggcatcccatttccagacagTTGCTAATCggacccctactctggataaggggtaaccatcttcaacatttcaaaaaccaggttttggcgggaaaatagtgcagtgaagtacagttttggaaatcgtgatttggaggagtttgaggtcgattaaacctctgattttcataggatagactccttatgggtctaggaatctgatatgggtgtttaaatcgattagactgggctcaatcgacggatttttctcacaacagaaaatatggaaagtcacgtgtgtgacctgttttagggaattttagagagattaaagcgttgtaaaccttcccaaagatttgtctctatctaagaaagagtttagaataaaaaggaaagcttagaaacgcgtaaaaattctaaaacaagaaattgccgcaacttggccgtgaagagaatgaaagagattttggaagatttgggagatatttaatcggtatttttgatatagatagatgtcttgggtcatatagaagaggtgtcgagagtttgggaacctaaggagagccagagaagaagaaatcagagctttaccaaactctgtttctgctgctgctgctgctgctgaagaggaagaacgcgaagaacattgacgtacaggaaacagtcgcagaacagtgtcgttgtttaacagctgaagaacattaagttgtgcagggcagtcgtattctagggtcttaaaatcagcgacaaagcaacagtttttctgtaacagttccattataACAGCTGCTTT includes these proteins:
- the LOC113330197 gene encoding uncharacterized protein LOC113330197 — translated: MGANGRKLVLLGLLFAVVLLISSEVLAIKYMPQKTQEQGLKKTSGGSSIKKKYLGNGGIEYDIEHAGNEVEAELTKDGDEVDVEYAGKEVDVELNKTGAKVEIEIGDKKFEIQVKG